The following are from one region of the Calypte anna isolate BGI_N300 chromosome 13, bCalAnn1_v1.p, whole genome shotgun sequence genome:
- the LOC103534777 gene encoding LOW QUALITY PROTEIN: histidine--tRNA ligase, cytoplasmic (The sequence of the model RefSeq protein was modified relative to this genomic sequence to represent the inferred CDS: inserted 2 bases in 2 codons; deleted 2 bases in 1 codon): protein CRGGGHAAAVAAGPGQPRPGLPAPGAEPPVPAGGGGGRGPPLKTPKGTRDHPPAHVVLRDRLLAAVVAVFKRHGXAAIDTPVLELQETLTGKYGEETKLIYELQDQGGELLALRYDLTVPFARYLAMNKIRRMKRYQVAKVYRRDNPATSRGRYREFYQCDFDIAGWFDPMLPDAECLKILHEVLSDLQLGEFLIRVNDRRILSGVFTLCGVPESKFITTCSTVDKLDKMPWEEVRSEMVGEKGLSPEVADGIGEYVQLHGGLDLIERLLQDPKLSQNKVAKEGLGDMKLLFEYLTLFGITGQISFDLSLARGLDYYTGVIFEAVLLQQENHPGEEALSVGSVAGGGRYDGLVGMFDPKGRKVPCVGVSIGIERIFSILEQRVKASGEKVRTTETQVLVATPQKHLLAARLKLISELWDAGIKAEMLYKKDPKLLKQLQYCEDTGXPLAAIIGEQELTDGVVKLRDVATREEVDIPREKLVDEIRRRLEP from the exons TGCCGCGGAGGCGGCCATGCTGCGGCTGTGGCCGCTGGCCCGGGGCAGCCTCGGCCGGGTCTGCCCGCCCCGGGAGCGGAGCCTCCTGTGCCGGCTGGCGGCGGAGGAGGCCGGGGTCCGCCCCTGAAGACGCCGAAG GGCACCCGTGACCACCCTCCCGCTCACGTAGTGCTCCGGGACCGCCTCCTCGCCGCCGTGGTGGCTGTTTTCAAGCGGCACG CTGCCGCCATCGACACccctgtgctggagctgcag GAGACGCTGACGGGGAAGTACGGGGAGGAGACGAAGCTGATCTATGAGCTGCAGGACCAG GGGGGGGAGCTGCTGGCCCTGCGCTACGACCTGACC GTGCCCTTTGCTCGTTACCTGGCCATGAACAAGATCAGGAGGATGAAGAGGTACCAGGTGGCCAAGGTCTACAGGAGGGACAACCCAGCCACCTCCCGAGGCCGCTACAGGGAGTTCTACCAGTGT GATTTTGACATCGCTGGGTGGTTCGACCCCATGCTCCCTGATGCTGAGTGCCTGAAGATCCTCCACGAGGTGCTGAGTGACCTGCAGCTGGGGGAGTTCCTCATCAGG GTCAATGACCGCCGGATTCTGAGCGGTGTGTTCACCCTCTGTGGTGTCCCAGAGAGCAAATTCATCACCACCTGCTCCACTGTGGACAAACTGGACAAG ATGCCTTGGGAAGAGGTGAGGAGTGAGATGGTGGGAGAGAAGGGGCTCTCTCCAGAGGTTGCAGATGGCATTGGGGAGTACGTCCAGCTCCACG GAGGCTTGGACCTGATcgagaggctgctgcaggacccCAAGCTGTCCCAGAACAAGGTGGCcaaggaggggctgggggacatGAAGCTGCTGTTTGAGTACCTGACACTGTTTGGCATCACGGGGCAg ATCTCTTTCGACCTGAGCCTGGCACGGGGTCTGGACTATTACACGGGGGTGATCTttgaggctgtgctgctgcagcaggagaaccACCCCGGGGAGGAAGCGCTGAGCGTGGGGAGCGTGGCCGGAGGCGGCCGCTACGACGGCTTGGTGGGAATGTTTGATCCCAAGGGAAGGAAGGTGCCCTGCGTGGGGGTCAGCATTGGCATCGAGAGGATCTTCTCCATCCTGGAGCAGAGAGTGAAG GCTTCTGGGGAGAAGGTTCGGACTACTGAGACACAAGTCCTGGTGGCCACTCCTCAGAAACATCTCCTGGCTGCAAGGCTGAAGCTCATCTCTGAGCTGTGGGATGCAGGGATCAAG gcAGAGATGTTGTACAAGAAGGATCCCAAACTGCTGAAGCAGCTGCAGTATTGTGAGGACACGG ATCCCCTGGCTGCCATTATCGGGGAGCAAGAGCTGACAGATGGAGTGGTCAAGCTGCGAGACGTGGCGACCAGAGAGGAG GTGGACATCCCAAGAGAAAAACTTGTTGATGAGAtcaggaggaggctggagcccTAG